One part of the Oncorhynchus clarkii lewisi isolate Uvic-CL-2024 chromosome 7, UVic_Ocla_1.0, whole genome shotgun sequence genome encodes these proteins:
- the LOC139413353 gene encoding class E basic helix-loop-helix protein 40-like, whose protein sequence is MERITSAQPPPCMAKHQLLEMADMQGMDFPMYVYKPRRGLKRGEDSKESYKLPHRLIEKKRRDRINECIAQLKDLLPEHLKLATLGHLEKAVVLELTLKHVKALSTLLDQQQQKIIALQNGMQISDQSSVSSENSEEMFRLGFHVCAKEVLQYLANQESSKDHLIPSHMISHLQKVASEVIQGPPRPQPEESTHKPAESMEKPAGHPPKGNEGNAKNFVSVIQRTYPHGHGEQSGSDTDTDSGYGGEHEKRDPKGQRTSCYGKEGELKYDVAERMAGGGIKQEGDEPQIKRLRADSSEDESSSGQVVSSHGSYMSFSQHQTPLCMPFYLIPQMAAAWPMLEKCWYQGGMPLLYPGMSGSAASLSPEKLPQNLVMSPRPGSPAHHQTPMDSPALFQALKQVPPMNLESKD, encoded by the exons ATGGAGAGGATTACAAGTGCACAACCTCCTCCTTGTATGGCAAAACACCAGTTGCTGGAGATGGCAGACATGCAAGG AATGGATTTCCCAATGTACGTGTACAAACCCCGACGGGGTTTGAAGCGCGGGGAAGACAGTAAG GAGTCATACAAGTTACCCCACCGATTGATTGAGAAGAAAAGACGTGACAGAATCAATGAATGCATTGCCCAACTGAAGGATTTATTGCCTGAACATCTCAAACTTGCA ACTCTGGGCCATTTGGAGAAAGCTGTGGTGTTGGAACTCACCCTGAAGCATGTGAAAGCCCTGAGCACTCTCCTGGATCAGCAGCAGCAGAAAATCATTGCATTACAGAATGGCATGCAAATCA GTGATCAGAGCAGTGTTAGCTCAGAGAACAGTGAGGAGATGTTCCGCCTTGGTTTCCACGTCTGTGCTAAGGAGGTCCTCCAGTACCTGGCTAACCAGGAGAGCAGCAAAGACCACCTGATCCCCTCCCACATGATCAGCCATCTCCAGAAAGTAGCATCAGAGGTGATCCAGGGTCCACCCAGGCCCCAGCCAGAAGAGTCTACCCACAAACCCGCAGAGAGCATGGAAAAGCCTGCTGGTCATCCGCCTAAGGGCAACGAGGGTAACGCCAAGAACTTTGTGTCTGTCATTCAAAGGACATACCCCCACGGACATGGGGAGCAGAGTGGCAGTGACACAGACACTGACAGTGGCTATGGAGGGGAACACGAGAAACGGGACCCCAAAGGCCAACGCACAAGCTGCTACGGCAAGGAGGGGGAGCTCAAGTATGATGTGGCTGAGCGGATGGCAGGAGGTGGCATCAAGCAGGAGGGTGATGAGCCCCAGATCAAGAGGTTAAGAGCTGACTCCTCAGAGGATGAGTCTTCCTCTGGACAGGTGGTCAGCAGCCACGGAAGCTACATGAGCTTCTCCCAACACCAGACCCCACTCTGCATGCCCTTCTACCTCATCCCCCAAATGGCTGCAGCATGGCCCATGCTGGAGAAGTGCTGGTACCAAGGGGGCATGCCCCTTTTGTACCCAGGCATGAGTGGCTCTGCAGCCAGCTTGTCTCCAGAGAAACTACCCCAAAACCTGGTAATGTCGCCCAGGCCAGGTTCCCCGGCACACCACCAGACACCTATGGATTCACCAGCTCTCTTCCAAGCTTTAAAGCAAGTCCCCCCCATGAACTTGGAATCCAAAGACTGA